The Coffea arabica cultivar ET-39 chromosome 9e, Coffea Arabica ET-39 HiFi, whole genome shotgun sequence genome has a window encoding:
- the LOC113710458 gene encoding lysine-specific demethylase JMJ26 isoform X2, giving the protein MAVLITKQESVRQYADNEIQMVRGSSGKRPGFPKRRKLVLSFEDEEEDNRVTLLNGEETSNQVKLCQCTELSGGANPKKPSCCQSSESTMENTSFSDELINLGSPRRNMRILSKKRRRKCLDGRGPSKRHPSLSNKKKGCMLQEESEEEEDREDSPGTSSMTKTAINQQRMVLDFEVSDDKRNSKDCSNTSEKNKFLQNESIQKGLCEGKKMRTHIGDVNKLNSRKAIGKAQVAQHPPKGRTSDKKNSERNSDGSSRKKVSVANFFAKGNGDGSDDDWNESKEKPRISTAQVDVQKTEEEFESSDSRRISARHRCATNKKFSFEGDYLFGDWIDDEEDVVLSFEESTVSSYSSYATVKGGSRSTSVLTKGSIKDIKRKQDNNGKGSLVNSSPSSSSSSWKSASICDRKSMDRSSNGNIKVEKKWHVKCHQCQRNDRVTVVPCTKCKEKVYCIQCIKQWYPELSEEEVSETCPHCSRNCNCNLCLHSSGFIKTSQRDLDDSEKVRHLHYLINQLLPVLKQIHQEQIEELEMESRIQGVPSFSIEVKRSTFYDDERVYCNHCSTSIVDLHRSCPKCSYELCLNCCREIRKDEFLGSHDRVLYHYVNKGNDYMHGGDPLPGTLDMERARDQVEPVIRWVANDNGSITCAPREMGGCGSCLLELKHLLQEDWISTLEARAQKILDDCKTSHAISWPILQESDPKRLRRAAFREGSCDNYLYCPDSLDVMRQEELFRFRSHWARGEPVIVQNVLEQTSRLSWEPMVMWRALCEHNDSIVSTKMSEVKAIDCLAGCEVEISTRKFFKGYIEGRTYKNFWPEMLKLKDWPPSDKFDDLLPRHCDEFISALPFPEYTDPRVGFLNLAVKLPAHVLKPDLGPKTYIAYGLAEELGRGDSVTKLHCDMSDAVNILTHTAEVVLTDEQRSAIETLKKKHKAQDEKEHFGNLKLNNGSSLENVCQVGMFHDVIKDGNASERSEKAGNILEECVEEQPCSSFSSMEHIDERGGALWDIFRREDVPKLKEYLVKHSTEFRHTYCCPVDQVIHPIHDQSFYLTMEHKRKLKEEYGIEPWTFEQRIGEAVFIPAGCPHQVRNLKSCTKVAADFVSPENLHECLRLTEEFRRLPKNHKAREDKLEVKKMIVHGVNQAVQELEQLTNTSMKTCGFIWE; this is encoded by the exons ATGGCTGTGTTGATTACAAAGCAGGAAAGTGTAAGGCAATATGCTGATAACGAAATCCAAATGGTTCGTGGGAGTTCTGGAAAAAGGCCTGGTTTTCCCAAAAGGAGAAAGCTTGTACTGAGTTTTGAAGATGAAGAGGAGGATAACAGAGTCACACTACTCAACGGGGAAGAGACCTCAAACCAAGTCAAGCTATGTCAATGTACGGAATTATCTGGTGGTGCAAATCCAAAAAAGCCTAGTTGTTGCCAAAGCAGTGAAAGTACGATGGAAAATACAAGTTTTTCTGATGAACTGATCAATCTGGGATCACCTCGAAGAAACATGAGAATCTTGTCAAAGAAAAGGAGGAGAAAATGCTTAGATGGCAGAGGTCCATCCAAGAGGCATCCTAGTTTGtcaaacaagaaaaaaggtTGCATGCTTCAAGAGGAatcagaagaagaggaagacaGAGAGGACAGTCCAGGAACTTCCTCAATGACCAAAACTGCCATTAATCAGCAAAGAATGGTCCTAGATTTTGAAGTTTCAGATGACAAGAGAAATTCAAAAGATTGTTCGAACACTTCTGAAAAGAATAAATTTCTTCAGAACGAATCTATTCAAAAAGGGTTgtgtgaaggaaagaaaatgaggaCGCATATAGGTGATGTGAATAAATTAAATTCCAGAAAAGCCATTGGCAAAGCACAAGTAGCTCAGCACCCACCTAAGGGAAGAACCTCAGATAAGAAGAATTCAGAGAGAAATTCTGATGGTTCAAGTAGGAAAAAAGTTTCTGTAGCCAATTTTTTTGCCAAAGGAAATGGGGATGGAAGTGATGATGACTGGAATGAAAGCAAGGAAAAGCCAAGGATATCAACAGCTCAAGTAGATGTTCAAAAAACTGAAGAAGAATTTGAAAGCTCAGATAGTAGAAGAATTTCTGCACGACACCGCTGTGCCACAAACAAGAAATTCAGTTTTGAGGGCGATTATCTTTTTGGGGATTGGATAGATGACGAAGAAGATGTGGTTTTATCATTTGAAGAAAGCACTGTAAGTAGTTACTCAAGTTATGCTACAGTGAAAGGAGGTAGCAGATCAACTTCTGTGCTGACAAAGGGAAGTATTAAGGACATAAAAAGAAAACAGGATAACAATGGCAAAGGCTCTTTGGTTAACTCATCTCCTtcctcatcttcctcttcttggaAGTCAGCTTCGATATGTGATAGGAAAAGTATGGACAGATCCTCAAATGGGAACATCAAG GTAGAGAAAAAGTGGCATGTGAAGTGTCATCAGTGCCAGAGGAATGACAGGGTAACAGTTGTTCCTTGTACGAAGTGTAAAGAGAAAGTTTACTGCATACAATGCATTAAGCAATG GTATCCTGAGTTGTCCGAGGAAGAAGTTTCAGAAACATGTCCACATTGCAGTAGAAACTGCAATTGCAATTTATGCTTGCATTCAAGTGGCTTTATTAAG ACATCACAAAGAGATCTGGATGATTCAGAAAAGGTTCGGCATCTTCACTATCTAATCAACCAACTTCTCCCTGTTTTAAAACAAATTCATCAGGAGCAAATTGAGGAGCTAGAAATGGAATCCCGTATTCAAG GGGTACCATCATTTTCAATTGAAGTAAAACGGTCAACTTTCTATGATGATGAGCGTGTCTACTG TAATCACTGTTCGACCTCAATAGTTGATCTACATCGAAGTTGTCCAAAGTGTTCCTATGAGCTCTGTCTTAATTGTTGTCGTGAGATACGCAAAGATGAGTTTTTAGGAAGTCATGATAGAGTACTTTACCACTATGTGAATAAAGGCAATGATTATATGCATGGTGGAGATCCACTGCCAGGAACTTTGGATATGGAACGTGCAAGAGACCAGGTTGAACCAGTAATCAGATGGGTTGCCAATGATAATGGAAGTATCACATGTGCTCCAAGAGAAATGGGTGGCTGTGGTAGTTGTCTGCTTGAGCTCAAGCATCTCCTTCAAGAAGATTGGATCTCAACTTTGGAAGCCAGAGcacaaaaaattttagatgATTGCAAAACTagtcatgcaatttcatggccAATTCTCCAGGAATCTGACCCTAAAAGGTTAAGGAGAGCTGCTTTTAGAGAAGGGTCTTGTGACAACTACTTGTACTGCCCAGATTCATTGGATGTCATGAGGCAGGAGGAGCTTTTCCGCTTCCGTAGTCACTGGGCTAGAGGTGAACCAGTGATAGTTCAGAATGTTCTTGAGCAGACAAGTAGATTAAGCTGGGAGCCGATGGTTATGTGGCGCGCATTGTGTGAGCACAATGATTCAATTGTCAGTACAAAAATGTCAGAAGTCAAGGCTATTGATTGCCTTGCAGGTTGCGAG GTTGAAATCAGCACCCGCAAGTTTTTTAAGGGTTACATAGAAGGAAGAACATATAAGAATTTTTGGCCTGAGATGCTCAAACTCAAGGACTGGCCACCATCTGATAAGTTTGACGACCTTTTGCCACGACATTGTGATGAGTTCATCAGTGCATTGCCATTTCCAGAATACACAGACCCGCGAGTTGGTTTCCTGAATTTGGCTGTGAAGCTACCTGCTCATGTCTTGAAACCTGATCTAGGCCCAAAGACTTACATAGCATATGGACTTGCAGAAGAACTGGGAAGAGGGGATTCTGTAACCAAACTTCATTGTGATATGTCAGATGCG GTAAATATTTTGACTCACACAGCAGAAGTAGTATTAACTGATGAGCAACGTTCTGCAATTGAGACTTTGAAGAAGAAACATAAAGCGCAGGATGAAAAAGAAcattttggaaatttgaaattgaataATGGCTCTAGCTTAGAGAATGTTTGTCAGGTTGGGATGTTTCATGATGTAATAAAAGACGGGAACGCATCTGAAAGGAGTGAAAAAGCAGGAAATATCTTGGAAGAATGTGTAGAAGAACAACCTTGTTCTAGTTTTTCATCCATGGAACATATAGATGAAAGAGGCGGTGCTCTGTGGGACATTTTCAGGAGAGAAGATGTACCCAAACTGAAAGAATATCTTGTAAAACATTCAACAGAATTTAGGCACACTTACTGCTGTCCAGTTGATCAG GTTATTCATCCAATTCATGACCAGTCGTTCTACCTTACCATGGAACACAAAAGGAAGCTAAAGGAAGAATATG GTATAGAGCCCTGGACATTTGAGCAGAGAATTGGAGAGGCGGTTTTTATTCCAGCAGGTTGCCCACATCAGGTTCGGAATCTGAAG TCTTGTACAAAAGTTGCTGCAGACTTCGTTTCTCCGGAAAATTTACATGAATGCCTTCGATTGACTGAGGAGTTTAGGAGACTTCCAAAGAACCACAAGGCCAGAGAAGACAAGCTAGAG GTAAAGAAAATGATTGTTCATGGCGTGAACCAAGCAGTTCAGGAACTTGAACAGTTGACAAATACCAGTATGAAAACATGTGGATTCATTTGGGAGTAA
- the LOC113710458 gene encoding lysine-specific demethylase JMJ26 isoform X1, translated as MAVLITKQESVRQYADNEIQMVRGSSGKRPGFPKRRKLVLSFEDEEEDNRVTLLNGEETSNQVKLCQCTELSGGANPKKPSCCQSSESTMENTSFSDELINLGSPRRNMRILSKKRRRKCLDGRGPSKRHPSLSNKKKGCMLQEESEEEEDREDSPGTSSMTKTAINQQRMVLDFEVSDDKRNSKDCSNTSEKNKFLQNESIQKGLCEGKKMRTHIGDVNKLNSRKAIGKAQVAQHPPKGRTSDKKNSERNSDGSSRKKVSVANFFAKGNGDGSDDDWNESKEKPRISTAQVDVQKTEEEFESSDSRRISARHRCATNKKFSFEGDYLFGDWIDDEEDVVLSFEESTVSSYSSYATVKGGSRSTSVLTKGSIKDIKRKQDNNGKGSLVNSSPSSSSSSWKSASICDRKSMDRSSNGNIKQVEKKWHVKCHQCQRNDRVTVVPCTKCKEKVYCIQCIKQWYPELSEEEVSETCPHCSRNCNCNLCLHSSGFIKTSQRDLDDSEKVRHLHYLINQLLPVLKQIHQEQIEELEMESRIQGVPSFSIEVKRSTFYDDERVYCNHCSTSIVDLHRSCPKCSYELCLNCCREIRKDEFLGSHDRVLYHYVNKGNDYMHGGDPLPGTLDMERARDQVEPVIRWVANDNGSITCAPREMGGCGSCLLELKHLLQEDWISTLEARAQKILDDCKTSHAISWPILQESDPKRLRRAAFREGSCDNYLYCPDSLDVMRQEELFRFRSHWARGEPVIVQNVLEQTSRLSWEPMVMWRALCEHNDSIVSTKMSEVKAIDCLAGCEVEISTRKFFKGYIEGRTYKNFWPEMLKLKDWPPSDKFDDLLPRHCDEFISALPFPEYTDPRVGFLNLAVKLPAHVLKPDLGPKTYIAYGLAEELGRGDSVTKLHCDMSDAVNILTHTAEVVLTDEQRSAIETLKKKHKAQDEKEHFGNLKLNNGSSLENVCQVGMFHDVIKDGNASERSEKAGNILEECVEEQPCSSFSSMEHIDERGGALWDIFRREDVPKLKEYLVKHSTEFRHTYCCPVDQVIHPIHDQSFYLTMEHKRKLKEEYGIEPWTFEQRIGEAVFIPAGCPHQVRNLKSCTKVAADFVSPENLHECLRLTEEFRRLPKNHKAREDKLEVKKMIVHGVNQAVQELEQLTNTSMKTCGFIWE; from the exons ATGGCTGTGTTGATTACAAAGCAGGAAAGTGTAAGGCAATATGCTGATAACGAAATCCAAATGGTTCGTGGGAGTTCTGGAAAAAGGCCTGGTTTTCCCAAAAGGAGAAAGCTTGTACTGAGTTTTGAAGATGAAGAGGAGGATAACAGAGTCACACTACTCAACGGGGAAGAGACCTCAAACCAAGTCAAGCTATGTCAATGTACGGAATTATCTGGTGGTGCAAATCCAAAAAAGCCTAGTTGTTGCCAAAGCAGTGAAAGTACGATGGAAAATACAAGTTTTTCTGATGAACTGATCAATCTGGGATCACCTCGAAGAAACATGAGAATCTTGTCAAAGAAAAGGAGGAGAAAATGCTTAGATGGCAGAGGTCCATCCAAGAGGCATCCTAGTTTGtcaaacaagaaaaaaggtTGCATGCTTCAAGAGGAatcagaagaagaggaagacaGAGAGGACAGTCCAGGAACTTCCTCAATGACCAAAACTGCCATTAATCAGCAAAGAATGGTCCTAGATTTTGAAGTTTCAGATGACAAGAGAAATTCAAAAGATTGTTCGAACACTTCTGAAAAGAATAAATTTCTTCAGAACGAATCTATTCAAAAAGGGTTgtgtgaaggaaagaaaatgaggaCGCATATAGGTGATGTGAATAAATTAAATTCCAGAAAAGCCATTGGCAAAGCACAAGTAGCTCAGCACCCACCTAAGGGAAGAACCTCAGATAAGAAGAATTCAGAGAGAAATTCTGATGGTTCAAGTAGGAAAAAAGTTTCTGTAGCCAATTTTTTTGCCAAAGGAAATGGGGATGGAAGTGATGATGACTGGAATGAAAGCAAGGAAAAGCCAAGGATATCAACAGCTCAAGTAGATGTTCAAAAAACTGAAGAAGAATTTGAAAGCTCAGATAGTAGAAGAATTTCTGCACGACACCGCTGTGCCACAAACAAGAAATTCAGTTTTGAGGGCGATTATCTTTTTGGGGATTGGATAGATGACGAAGAAGATGTGGTTTTATCATTTGAAGAAAGCACTGTAAGTAGTTACTCAAGTTATGCTACAGTGAAAGGAGGTAGCAGATCAACTTCTGTGCTGACAAAGGGAAGTATTAAGGACATAAAAAGAAAACAGGATAACAATGGCAAAGGCTCTTTGGTTAACTCATCTCCTtcctcatcttcctcttcttggaAGTCAGCTTCGATATGTGATAGGAAAAGTATGGACAGATCCTCAAATGGGAACATCAAG CAGGTAGAGAAAAAGTGGCATGTGAAGTGTCATCAGTGCCAGAGGAATGACAGGGTAACAGTTGTTCCTTGTACGAAGTGTAAAGAGAAAGTTTACTGCATACAATGCATTAAGCAATG GTATCCTGAGTTGTCCGAGGAAGAAGTTTCAGAAACATGTCCACATTGCAGTAGAAACTGCAATTGCAATTTATGCTTGCATTCAAGTGGCTTTATTAAG ACATCACAAAGAGATCTGGATGATTCAGAAAAGGTTCGGCATCTTCACTATCTAATCAACCAACTTCTCCCTGTTTTAAAACAAATTCATCAGGAGCAAATTGAGGAGCTAGAAATGGAATCCCGTATTCAAG GGGTACCATCATTTTCAATTGAAGTAAAACGGTCAACTTTCTATGATGATGAGCGTGTCTACTG TAATCACTGTTCGACCTCAATAGTTGATCTACATCGAAGTTGTCCAAAGTGTTCCTATGAGCTCTGTCTTAATTGTTGTCGTGAGATACGCAAAGATGAGTTTTTAGGAAGTCATGATAGAGTACTTTACCACTATGTGAATAAAGGCAATGATTATATGCATGGTGGAGATCCACTGCCAGGAACTTTGGATATGGAACGTGCAAGAGACCAGGTTGAACCAGTAATCAGATGGGTTGCCAATGATAATGGAAGTATCACATGTGCTCCAAGAGAAATGGGTGGCTGTGGTAGTTGTCTGCTTGAGCTCAAGCATCTCCTTCAAGAAGATTGGATCTCAACTTTGGAAGCCAGAGcacaaaaaattttagatgATTGCAAAACTagtcatgcaatttcatggccAATTCTCCAGGAATCTGACCCTAAAAGGTTAAGGAGAGCTGCTTTTAGAGAAGGGTCTTGTGACAACTACTTGTACTGCCCAGATTCATTGGATGTCATGAGGCAGGAGGAGCTTTTCCGCTTCCGTAGTCACTGGGCTAGAGGTGAACCAGTGATAGTTCAGAATGTTCTTGAGCAGACAAGTAGATTAAGCTGGGAGCCGATGGTTATGTGGCGCGCATTGTGTGAGCACAATGATTCAATTGTCAGTACAAAAATGTCAGAAGTCAAGGCTATTGATTGCCTTGCAGGTTGCGAG GTTGAAATCAGCACCCGCAAGTTTTTTAAGGGTTACATAGAAGGAAGAACATATAAGAATTTTTGGCCTGAGATGCTCAAACTCAAGGACTGGCCACCATCTGATAAGTTTGACGACCTTTTGCCACGACATTGTGATGAGTTCATCAGTGCATTGCCATTTCCAGAATACACAGACCCGCGAGTTGGTTTCCTGAATTTGGCTGTGAAGCTACCTGCTCATGTCTTGAAACCTGATCTAGGCCCAAAGACTTACATAGCATATGGACTTGCAGAAGAACTGGGAAGAGGGGATTCTGTAACCAAACTTCATTGTGATATGTCAGATGCG GTAAATATTTTGACTCACACAGCAGAAGTAGTATTAACTGATGAGCAACGTTCTGCAATTGAGACTTTGAAGAAGAAACATAAAGCGCAGGATGAAAAAGAAcattttggaaatttgaaattgaataATGGCTCTAGCTTAGAGAATGTTTGTCAGGTTGGGATGTTTCATGATGTAATAAAAGACGGGAACGCATCTGAAAGGAGTGAAAAAGCAGGAAATATCTTGGAAGAATGTGTAGAAGAACAACCTTGTTCTAGTTTTTCATCCATGGAACATATAGATGAAAGAGGCGGTGCTCTGTGGGACATTTTCAGGAGAGAAGATGTACCCAAACTGAAAGAATATCTTGTAAAACATTCAACAGAATTTAGGCACACTTACTGCTGTCCAGTTGATCAG GTTATTCATCCAATTCATGACCAGTCGTTCTACCTTACCATGGAACACAAAAGGAAGCTAAAGGAAGAATATG GTATAGAGCCCTGGACATTTGAGCAGAGAATTGGAGAGGCGGTTTTTATTCCAGCAGGTTGCCCACATCAGGTTCGGAATCTGAAG TCTTGTACAAAAGTTGCTGCAGACTTCGTTTCTCCGGAAAATTTACATGAATGCCTTCGATTGACTGAGGAGTTTAGGAGACTTCCAAAGAACCACAAGGCCAGAGAAGACAAGCTAGAG GTAAAGAAAATGATTGTTCATGGCGTGAACCAAGCAGTTCAGGAACTTGAACAGTTGACAAATACCAGTATGAAAACATGTGGATTCATTTGGGAGTAA